CGGTTAGTTTCTTTATCCcataatttatgaaaattatttggCTAAAAATTACAgtaaatattgaaatattatttatttaaatgttaatgaaattttccttttaaaatgaatacgcaaaataacaaaaaataatagaaatttaTTAGAATAGTTATATCACCTCTTCATGCGAATTCTTCCACGCCAATACTAAAACTGTGAACGcataaattttatagaaaaataatgatttatttttctgtttacacattttttactttctttAACTTGTTGGatttattataatgataaaattttcaggtatataatatctatatatatttcttttttatgatatttataaattgttGCGTTATAATTTGTGTAGTagcagtttttttttttttcaaagtaCCAAACTTTCCCCCTTTACTATTTTAATATGgctataatgtatatatatatatatatataatatatcaaataaaaaaaaaaaataatacagtatatatttgtgcttTAATAAATgctataagtaaaaatattattaattaaaataattttaataatgttttaaaaaatattaaatatatatatcttactAATTACACGAATTATATAATTGatctttataaatatttatacttatttatatatttgatacATACTTTAATAGAGTGCTTCgttaatatgaatataaaaaaaggagaaaatgtatatttaattatattggataatatatataatgcataatttgaataaatatattttctttttttttttgttagcattaaaaaaatatataatatttaaaaattatcaatatattcatgatatataaattttttgaagttaattttttataagattaatacatacaataacaaaaaatatatatattaaaataaagatcttcaaaaattatttaatatatatgaggtatataaaatattaacataattatatattttaatcgAAAAAAtcttaataaaatgttaaagAACAAATAAGTAATAACTTATGTTAGTCTAtgtttattgttatattttatatataaaaaatagtaatttcaatttattaaataataattgaacatttcttttttatgtgGTTATGGTATTAAgtataattacatattagttaaaaatttttaattaaataatgcatgacataatattaaaacagaaatatatgattacgtataaatgcttttttaaaaaaattcgtgttatttaaatagaaaatataactataaaaataagttaaaaaaaaagaaaatctaGAATAtgttgaatatattataatgaaatatattaatatattttattgggtacattaatgtaatttttgtactgtatttttcaaaaatttacgCGGAATTATTGAAGAATGTACTACATAACAGGGAAGGAAAATTGTCTATCTGAAATTCATATCCCAATCCAAGTAAATATGGCATGTTaaagaatgaaaataaatgatatattactattaaatataaataattattattagttaaaattatatatacacagtTTTTCCAATACAGAAATATTAtcgaacatttttttttattgttctttaaaatgttaatattttcctatatatctcgaatataatataaatataatttagatTTATAACTTATTAATGATTTATAAAAACTGgttacaaataatttaaaatatggtattttatattcttcatatttataataataatatattactacGTTTGTTTATGttctttcatttatttatacatatattcgtAGAATAATTTCTGTTCACATAAGATGATTAAGTGTATTTTAAATGGTATATAGTAAATTATTCTCCTcatgttaatatattcttcatatttattaattattttataaattctgCAACAGTgttaatgtattaatattatgtaaaaatatttcaggTCAAAATGTAACGAAGTACTTTCAGAGTTTAGTAAAaacacatgcatatataaatctaTTGGTTTATAACTTCATAATATTTctacttaatattttattattttcgaGAGGTACCTTATAAATAGAtagtatataaattcattcttaatatatattttttacgaaAAACGATAAAATTTGTTAACATTGATGAACATTTTTATGAAGTTTTTGTAACGTGAACTTTATTAATTAtctaagatatatatataagagaaATTCTGAGTAATGTTTATTAATGAATCACAACGAATGTTCATAATGTCATTTGGTATACCCTAACGTGCCTATTTAGAGTACTGAATTTGGCTCCcataatataaattgttaagggggataaaatatatcttcaTCATGTTCACTTATCCACGAAATCAgtgttttataaaatataaattggCATCTTTATTTGTGTAAAAAATTCCATTtactttatctttttcttcatagtgcattttaaatataaaaatgaatataagtTTAATTCATATCAGAACTGATCTGCATGTTATAGAGCCTTATAGAcaattatacttttaaatgttatatgtaaaaaaaaatatataataatatttctataattattattattacactTGGGGTACTGAGATGGATACAAACGAAgagattttatttttaaatatttttatatgacaTATTAATAGGATATGTTAAAGTCATCAAGTGAAGGAATATGTGATTCCTATATTTTTCAGAATATCAATCCATATAAGTGTGTTTGaatgtttatattaatttatatgaatttcCATATAGCCATAgaactaaatatttttatgctaagtgaaaattatatatatttaaataatatataataccattaataaaattactaaTAATTGTGACTTCAACGCATTTGTAAAATGTGCATAGAAAAAGACGAAGAAAAAgctaaataaataaataaatacaataaatataaacaattaacatcttgaataattatattggtaatttattataattatttttaatatgatattatataaatatgctctaaaattatattgtataaaatgaggaaaattatatgtattttcttcTTAATCTTCTActtaaatgtttatttataaggTGTAATTAGCatagtttttctttttatacgtacatttatatagctcgaaaaaaataaaataaacgaagggatatatgtaattaagaTGTTcaatcatttaaaaaattatttagttcaaaaataaaaatgagtaATGGAATGAAGAACAtcggtaataataatttttaattgttcaaatttttttagaaatattcttctattttataaCAGCAAAATATGGAGTacgataatatatatatagataaatattctatttttttattatcgagtattatgaaaaattaaaatattgtacaaatataaatttataaatattaaattatacacCTTAAagttatttcattttttataattgtcttttagaaataatttaCCAAGAATTATCATGTTTTCCCCAtgctaaaaaatattttactcatTTGTTTTGTGTGTCATATATAGACATAGGCCGCAATATATCTTATGTACTGTATAGAAGTGTACAggtaagatatatatatatatatattttaaaaatctaatgtatataaaataaggaaTACAGTATACCATTATTAATTGTTCTATATCCATTTATATCACAATTATTTAtcgtatgtatattattcccatatttgttattaatgaatgaataaatatattatattttttaaattacatatattcagcaaataaaattttttataatctttatatttcattacatATAACAGTAAATTCTATTCAACATGCAAAGtaactttatatattaataacaaagcagaataaattatcaaataatgaaataatgttGTTTTTTCAATGACACACGAAacatgttattattattgaagaattaaaaattaattcttcTTGAGGACGAAcgtaatattatattgttataaaattataaattttcaatatttagtgaaataaaagaagtttaaacaaattaattattcaaaaaaaaaatgaaagaaaaattaataaataatatatatatatatataattaaaacaattaGTATGTAGTGCCCTAATTTTAGATTTAATATTACTGTGGGATCGTAGCTCccctaaaaaaattatgtattaatccaagatatatatacaaataaagtgtatgtataaaaaatataatttataaatgctACATATAGTGTGATTTCACTGAAGGAAATTAGTTATTAaggaataaagaaaaatatattgtttaaaatttcatgaatcaatattttaatattacatatacaaaaaataatatattatatatatatatatatgtatatgtgtttacatgttttttaatttttttttgcaacaTAACATTCtgcttaattatataattgattttttttcctgttcATAAGATTTGAAGTAAAATACGCCTAtcattatgttttattttttattccttaaGGTGAAGTTCagatttaaattatatcaatttaaggaaaataacgaattatattatatatatattgttaaataAAGGTATATGAAAATCTATATCATGTATTCAAATATGCCTTTTTTAAAACCTTCATTTAACctgcatataaatacaataataagaaattttccgaaaaaacatatattaataaattatcgAGGACgctatatttttctttttacatttttaatgtttaaattagtgtaataaaaatacagtGGAATCTCTACTCttataagaaataaagttgtatgctttttttaaaatgtgttATCTTAACAGTTACATTTAACATAATTGtgtaatttaattaataacaataatatttatatttctaaaaatgtGAATGAAATATACCTATGAAAGAAATTAACTGtttatgttcatatttaaaCTGCTTGACCTAGTATATTAATTTGATATAAAgatagaaataaatattaagttattagtaatgtaaataatatctAAATTAATACttagttattattttaaaaaaaaactacatttaaaatattattatagtattgtataataataacaaagtcatataagaataataagcAGTATTTATATCGGGATGATGTAGGGAAAAATTTAGGTTAAATATGCAAATTGCAGTggattgaaaaaaataatcgctaaattttatatctcattataagaattaaattaataagaaaagaaaCTTATATTcttaacattaaaataaaaactataaaaagaaatagatatttgaattaaatcaatatattaataattatttaaaccTAAAGCGTAAGAAAATTGAAGGTGTAACATATAAACATGCAAAGTTAGTTTAAATAAATCTTGTTAAACTTAAAGTTctacttaataaaaaatatttgtttatatgtaataataaaatagaagaacTAATAATTATTGATTATTCTACTAGTTAATATGAGGCTTCCATAGTAATGAAgagcataaaataaaaattgtcaAGACATACTTAGCATAAAcgtttttaaaataactactaacattgaaaaaaaatgagtttATTATTAGCTCAATtcaatgtaaataataaaacaattttgcCATAAATTGATAACATTATGGAACAAAAAgatgaaatattaatttattttttaagagtaattttaaatggtatatataaaactctTTAAACTTGtgtgaaaaaagaaacatacttataaaaaatatattacttttctAAAACTTGAAAAGaagagaatataaaaattcaatattttattacataactGTTCCGTAATAGAAGGGGGAGGAAATGAAACTCGGAAACTTCATGTAAGGggtacaaataaaattagtatataataaattattaggTAGAAATATAAGTTTTTATACCATTACAAaagtttaaaaattaaatacttttgaaaattttttgtgttaTGTTGAGATAACGTCAACATTACATTAATACTATTTACAACACATTAACGTAAATTAGagattattatttcttttacaaaatgtatgaaaacaaatgattttagtagaaaaaaaaaaaaagaacgttgataaagaaattaattattggaagaattttattattattttcttagaAATAAAGAGATAGAAGTAAAAATTGAAGTTGCAAATTTTGAAtgaattatacatataaataattatgaaattaaaaaaatcacatgattattattataaaaacttttttttctttgtttattatatttagcaaaacacaatttattttaacataatatCACTGTAGTTAGGATATACACTTAAAAacacttgaaaaaaaaagaaaaaaaatagatttttagattcatttatttatcccccgtaagaaaaaaaatttcaataaaACGTTATATATGgatcaaataatataaatctaTTTTTAACATCTAAATTTATGCACTTATTAAGTATTTTTCAaaggaataattttttttgtttttatgttataatattGGAAGTATGCAGACTTTTCTATAATTGacaatatttaataaaaaggaagataaaatattaagcgcttatatttacatacgtatatgtctatttgtacatatgcatatattattatgaaatgaaaattttctcaaatgaaaattatgtacaattatttagaaaatatctaaagaaaaagaaaaaagaaaaaattatatagtgTTAATATAccatagaaatatataagaaacaTACTGTGTAATAGTAATtaattaacataaataaaaaagaattccTTCAAAAGAACTAAGTGTATAACTAAGTTAATATCGCAGTATTTTCCCTCTttgataaaatatgttatatttaagGAAGAATCTAATGTTTACGttgctcttttttctttaaataccCACATCTTCATAAACGAACGGTGTATTAAGGAAAGgcattaaatataaatctttaagaatatatttaattatatttaaatatataagattttaataaaaacgttcataataattaaaaaaaaattaaataaaactaataaatatcattttaGCTTTACCAATCTTAGATAATAATCATTAAATCacttttaacaaaaataacgatatgtatgaatataattttattatgttctCAAAGTTTTAGAACATAAACATCAATTAAAGTTTTATGAGTGAACAACAATTACTTTATAAAACTAATTACGCAGCATACTTATTTATGAAGTATTAAATCAATATACACACTCGTagttatatcttttatatgtattggaatacacatatatgttaaaaaaacaataaaaattatcattcaaaaaattcaatttttttattacataaataaataaaaaattatatcctAATTATATTCTAACGAACAATTAAAACATATGTCGAAcattaaaattagaaaaaatataaaatataacgtTAAGGGAATTCCTTAGAATAGcaaattatcaaaaaaaaaaaaaaatttattattaaatatatgtatgtatatatacatatatatacatgtatatatatatttttatttatgaattatacaaaatttgaaatacaattaaaacgaaataaaaacattaatcATTATTAcaagtaataatttttttttatattttcgtaGTTTTgaactttttgtttttatgcCCTTTTCTTTGATGTTATTCCTCCGTTCACCGACTTGAAAAATTTGTGTACCCCCTTCATCTTACAGAATTTGTAAGCATAGTAAATCATCatagcaaaaaatataaaggaaGATAAACCTAAACCTAATCCGGGAAAACTTGCATCTTTCAATTTATGTGAATTAGTAATACACATGAAGAACATTATAACCAGCATGTTTAAAGTTGGtggaatatatatcttaGCTTTGTCCAAAAAgactaaaaatttttcatatccACTTTTAAATCTACAGTCTGCATAATTAGCATCAGATGTATTCTTTTTCATTGCGCGTAACATTTCAACTTCAAATTTTTTGTCtaaatcatataaatattgcaTAAACCCTTTTTTAGGTTTTTCTTGCTTAAGAGCTTTACGAACCATGTTTTGTAACGATTCTGATCTATTCacattatcatcattattacttCTTGATGtatttgataattttatttttttattttttgcagaAGTtgatgatttattttttttattttttggtgcattagttatttttaaacTATTAATACTATCCAATGATTCATAAAATTCGTTAaggtttaaattttttaatacactaccctttttttttaaattttcattattcataatatCATTAAACTGTTTTTGAAAGTCCCTATTTTCaattaatgtattatatatccTTTTAAATGAGCTATTCATTTgtaaatcatttatttttttttccaaaacaTAATCATCATCATTATCTGATGAATCAATTACGTCTTTTCTTAGGTATAAAGTACTATAGGGATAAACAGCCTGTACACCTGTATCTCCTTTTAACAATCTACTAGATCTTAAACCTAGTGCGTTATTCAGATGGGTATTATTTCCATATAATTCTTCATAGTTACTctgaaatataaatgattaaGTTAAATATGcagaatttataaaaacaaatatatatatatatatatatatatgtaatataatatttttatttcaattctgtaataaaattttcatttcttaaaaaaaatgaaaaataaaaaaaaagagcatatatatatagaaatttcTAAAAgtttcaattttttacaCAATACCTCATGTTGAGATGCCCATATTAAGAGGATGTAAGTAAGAACTTTACCCCAAATTAAGAACATATTcgtattgttttttttcattttgtaaaaaattactagTTTCaaggtaaattttttttattgtgaaataaaaagatttttatatatattattgttactctATAGTATTTTCAAAACTCAATaatctttaaatatttttttctctgtaattcttttttattaaaatggttttaatgttattttttttttaagtagaATGTAATAGTATTAATTAAAAGGAGTTTTCGTAAAAAATGacttaaattattatgaactTCAGACTTTATAGaacaatttttaaagtttaatgtttataaattatttttttcaccgaatataaagaaatatatatattttttcttgtatatctaatattattaatatattgttaataaaaagttttttttatagttcatataaaaaaatgtacataaaatattgttgctttttattttatttgtaaaaattaagaaatgggaaatagtatttatatattttttttcaagatttattttgctaaaaattaaaataatatatattttagaaaaatatctAGTATTTTTGTAGTATTTTATAACACATCTtcttattgtttttttattgtaaaaattatagtaagTGAAAAAAACATGCTAGTAcaattttacaattatattattttaatatgaatatagtatattaccatataaattttatatttttaaggtaAGAAAAGATAGTGAAAATTTATGATAAGGATGGTAAATCAATTAGTTAATAGAggtgaaaatttttatatgctatagaattaaaaatattacatttttgttaattgtattttttaaaaatatttactaacaaaataatataatttgatGTAATCCTATAAAGTgctatgttatatataatttaatatgtataaaagaaatccttaaaattaataagaaagAGTCcgtaaacatattttattacagcTAAAAGTTTTATAGTATCcagttttacttttataaaaaatgtaataataatacacatAGAAAAAGATAGACACAAAAATAggagtaaatatataataatagaataataaaatacatttataaaggAAACGTTACGAAaaactaatattattttagaaaTGTTTCATTAGGACTTAAAATACCCTataatgtgcatatatatgtactattacactttatataagaaataatacatgggtatataatatattatatatatataactttttttatatttgctaTTGTAAGTAGAGCCTTGAAATGAACATGTACACaacattttcatattaaaataacttcatttcttttaatgAAGTATTTTGACATTAGAAAAACGAAGGAGCATTTCACCCACGAAGTGTGGTCATTCGTACTTTAGATTTAgcttttgtatatttttttaatattatgtattgaAATAATCTTTATAGTGCATAAACAAGAAATAtcttcaataaaaaatatacgttGTAACGATCTTATTGTTGAATGTGCctatatattacttataaaatgtaggcaacaaataaaaatgtataaattagaAAAGTTAAAAGAGAATGAACATATGATTTTAACAACAagagtatttatatataatgtatactttatttttctagtgtaaatatttacttacattttttctaaaattaaataaaaaattaataggtatatcatatacatattctatatatctacaataaaaaaagaaattattaatttcgAAAGAATTGCTTCTTAGTATTTTTCTCTATAATTATGtgtattaacaaaaaaaaaaaaagaaaaaaaaactgtcCATAGCTTTTGAGAAACTttactgaaaaaaaataaaaataggaaataaaataagaaatatgacAAAAACGTTTCAGTAGAACTATGGATTTCTTCTTAATTCTCATActgataaattattttcttgtattgtattatattatgtaacaTTAGTATGTTCTAATTTTAAACGAACAAAAACGTAGCGCTTCATTTTTATCTATGTTTtcgaaaaattaatatattgtatCTATGTTTATATTACACAAATATTCCactatatgcattttttagATGTTtgaatttttgtaattttctctttgagatttattttacataataattttctaaacatcttaaaaaatttacatctTTGATTACTTCTTTCATGAATTTGTACAAGAAACAGGAGATCATAGTAACGATATAGAAATTAAATAAGAtacatatctatatatattttgtgtgtgttattataattttcctttttatttaatggtAGATTGTACgtcacacatatatacaattaaaagAGACAAAATCagagtaaaatatttttacaaaaaactCCATTTTGTTAGTattgtataaaattataatattcattttatagtGTATACGATATTCTGTTAAAAAGTGGAATTATTAAACGTTTATATGCCGCAATACATAGCAGGAGTTcgtaaaatatttgtatttatataacctAAGATATTTAGGTTAAAGCGAACTTATCACATCACCAGATAATAAGAATATCATATTTTGATACATGCCCCTTAATGCATTGTATGACTAATAAgtatttaaatgtaatttatttctgttattattatcattattattgttatgtGTTTAACTTAATTAGTGACGAATTttgatcatatatatttatatatataagtaatattCACAATTTTATGctctttaatattaaaaatacaatttattaataaataatgacaCATCAAATACAGGAATAAGATACACGTTAATAAGAATATTGTaggtttatatttttaccatttatggtatattaaaaaaataaatacattttagcATATTTTAGAAGCTATGGTAAATAAGTGATCCACTTGAGATtgttgaaatttttttagattatctaattatatgtttaataatttatcttCATAAATATGGTAGTTTTGTGGGAATACAGCAAAAtgtgataatatattatatatatcatccaACAGATAATAGAATGTTATGAAATGAATAAAACTTATGagattttcaaaatatgtatatctttgatatagtatatatttattaggtatataaaaaatcagaggaaaaaaaatacttctAATTGTATTGAAACAAATTCAGAGGCGgtgtaattattaatatattaaaaattctgtattattattgttatacatatttgtgtttccaattattatgtaaaaggAATGTTAAAAAATGCCTAAAGAGAATATTGCATACTGCAAAATATTTGTCAAACATAgtgatattaaaatattgttaaaatgtaaataacatgccattaaaagaataacatgtgtaataaaaatttttaaaagatttaaaaaaaagtaataaattattaacaactcacaaacaaattaataatgttaataagATGCTAAATAATGAGCAAATttctctttaaaaaaaaaaaaaaacataataatataatcaaaAAGCACCccaatatacaaaaaatctaaggaaaaaatacaacaaacataataattaaacaatataattaatattttaatagagGTTAATTTGGTACTGTTGTACAATATACACTCTTATCAGCTGAatgcaaataataattaataaaataaaatggttGTATATACTTTTAGATTAACACATACATCCAATAAAGATCTAACATTATACAACTGGTATTTAATCTATTTAatcttatatattaagtatttgtatttttattatttaataagtaGATTAGCATTcagtaaaaacaaatatatatttttataatatattccttttatcAAAGATTAttaagtaattttatatgtataaacggctttacattaattttttacatgcCAATAAGAATaagttaaatattatattaatgtagtaaaaatacatttataatatgtaaattaaaaaaaataaaagaaaaaatttattttaatgtatacttaatttttttaatttagaataaaatatttttttttaatcatatgATTACAATacatattaagaaaaataaaatgaaaattat
The sequence above is drawn from the Plasmodium malariae genome assembly, chromosome: 5 genome and encodes:
- the PmUG01_05041800 gene encoding Plasmodium exported protein, unknown function produces the protein MKKNNTNMFLIWGKVLTYILLIWASQHESNYEELYGNNTHLNNALGLRSSRLLKGDTGVQAVYPYSTLYLRKDVIDSSDNDDDYVLEKKINDLQMNSSFKRIYNTLIENRDFQKQFNDIMNNENLKKKGSVLKNLNLNEFYESLDSINSLKITNAPKNKKNKSSTSAKNKKIKLSNTSRSNNDDNVNRSESLQNMVRKALKQEKPKKGFMQYLYDLDKKFEVEMLRAMKKNTSDANYADCRFKSGYEKFLVFLDKAKIYIPPTLNMLVIMFFMCITNSHKLKDASFPGLGLGLSSFIFFAMMIYYAYKFCKMKGVHKFFKSVNGGITSKKRA